The Leptospira kmetyi serovar Malaysia str. Bejo-Iso9 genome includes a window with the following:
- a CDS encoding OmpA family protein, with product MAKKENYYVTIKGRKYDRELIKLAEEFTSGKRDGRISVNDAKQLLKAVKDNNNYTDIEKHTIEYIRENYKFTEKSDEWFRTEIRKWAAKKVQESKKKGAGSGSSESIVVDEEEAPDANFPSSWSEDKGHVYETPAKDYTNYIPTPSAKAHLKKDKTVPILIFLAGLLILTGLIYFFWTLFSSENKNRSEEFARSKSKSSVTSAEKSKGEKEESSATASASTAKIEDGKAETAKGPVAILKSKEEKQPETKSSFSWFGKENSEALSSNPKFREVESKVIRFEKNSIQVHKESRPSLNLLSRWMKDDSSIRVKIIGHTSLEGTEAANQKVSQLRAEMVRDYLTGNGISKDRFEIVAKGASVPIGDNSKEDGKEQNRRVELRIRN from the coding sequence ATGGCGAAAAAAGAGAACTACTACGTAACTATCAAAGGTAGAAAATACGATCGAGAGTTGATTAAACTCGCGGAAGAATTCACTTCCGGTAAACGCGATGGAAGAATTTCGGTTAACGACGCGAAACAACTCTTAAAGGCCGTCAAAGATAACAACAATTATACGGATATCGAAAAACATACGATCGAATACATCCGCGAGAATTATAAATTCACCGAGAAGTCGGACGAATGGTTTCGCACCGAGATCCGCAAGTGGGCCGCAAAAAAAGTCCAAGAATCGAAAAAGAAGGGTGCGGGTTCCGGTTCGTCCGAGTCCATCGTCGTGGACGAGGAAGAAGCTCCGGACGCGAACTTCCCTTCCAGTTGGTCCGAAGACAAGGGCCACGTCTACGAAACTCCCGCGAAAGATTATACGAATTACATTCCGACTCCGTCGGCAAAAGCGCATTTGAAAAAGGACAAAACCGTTCCGATCCTGATCTTTCTGGCGGGGCTTTTGATCCTTACGGGATTGATCTATTTCTTTTGGACCTTATTCTCCAGTGAAAACAAAAACCGTTCCGAGGAATTCGCTCGTTCCAAATCGAAATCCTCGGTAACAAGCGCGGAAAAATCCAAGGGCGAAAAGGAAGAATCTTCCGCGACCGCCTCCGCTTCCACGGCGAAAATCGAGGACGGAAAAGCCGAAACCGCAAAGGGGCCGGTTGCGATTCTCAAATCCAAAGAGGAAAAACAACCCGAGACAAAGTCTTCCTTCTCATGGTTCGGCAAGGAAAACTCCGAAGCTCTTTCTTCCAATCCTAAGTTTCGAGAAGTGGAATCCAAGGTGATCCGCTTTGAAAAGAACAGCATTCAGGTTCACAAAGAATCGAGACCAAGTCTCAACCTGCTTTCTCGTTGGATGAAGGACGATTCTTCGATCCGCGTCAAAATCATCGGTCATACTTCTTTGGAAGGAACCGAAGCGGCGAATCAAAAGGTTTCTCAACTCCGCGCCGAGATGGTCCGCGATTATCTTACGGGGAACGGAATTTCCAAGGATCGTTTCGAGATCGTCGCCAAAGGCGCGAGCGTTCCTATCGGAGACAACTCCAAGGAAGACGGAAAAGAGCAAAACCGCCGCGTCGAACTTAGAATTCGGAACTGA